The genomic DNA TGAAGTACATTGTCATCCTATTTATGGGTTAAAAAGGGACTATGTCTAGTTCTAAACATTGTGTTAAAAAGAGTAAATATGATCATAACCTACAATGAGATTattcaagaaattttttttttatctcgAATCAAGTTTGCTTTAACTTGAGTTTTGTGTCGAGTCAATAAACTTATGCTTGACTCTATTTATTTAACCCTTAAATACCAAGCTAGTaggaaaattataaaataatgatttatttagttctccaactttataaaaaatttattttagcgtttcatttaatttttcttcttttttagcTTTCAAGTTAATGTGTGGTATCGAATTAATGTAAATCACCACTTGAATGTCACATTagctattaattaattttaaaattaaaaaataaaaaatatttaaaatttataaaaacaaaaaactatttttaatattttaaaattaaaattaattaattactaacaTAATATACAAGTGACCATGTCAACAAAGACAAAAGagatgaaaattaaaataattttttgtaaagttaaaaggtcaaataaattattatgctatttaaaaaaattatttattagtattaattaaaataatatttaaaagtaaaatataagTAAAGAATGAAAGAGATTATTGTTTTAGAAAATTCATCAAGTTTGACATCAGATTATAAACTCTTCTTATTCTGGAAATTATGCCTCAGCCCCACCTGGGACAAAAAGTTTGTGCAactaatgaaaaggaaaaagtgCTTCATCGATTGCCTTCATAGATCCATTTCTCTGCGTTGCTTTTATAGCTAACCAGTTCTTGTGGCTTGAACCATAAGTTGATTTCATCCTCGGCTGTCTCAGGACCATCACTCCCATGAATTATATTTCTGCATTGTAAAATAAAACCCCATATTTTACATCTATTTTAAAACTAAGATACTTCAACAATAGTTGGTCTTATACCTTCCCACAACCACTGCTAGGTCACCTCTGATGGTTCCAGGCTCCGATTTCTGAGGATCGGTTGCTCCGATGAGTTTCCGGCCATACTTTATGACTCCCTCTCCTTCCCAAACCTGGTTTATGGAAGATTAATTCAGCCATGTTGGGAACAAATACGATGAGAAGATAAGATTTGTagttcatcattttaccatagcAACCACAGGGCCTGAGCTGAGGAATGCACAGAGGCCATTGAAGAAGGGTCTGTCTTTCAAGTCGTGGTAATGTTTCTGGGCAAATTCCTTTGAAGGAACCAAGATCTTGATAGCCACAAGCTTGAACCCTTTCCGCTCAAAACGAGATATGATTTCTGCAATCTGGTAAATATACACATGCTTTTAGCTCAGCTATCTGTCATATTTCAATCCACCATGCATAAAATTACATGAAACAACTATAAACTTGACAAGAAGAGGAAATCACACTGTTCAGCTATGTTGCTTTgagtgtttttcttatagtatttttatttcatatattttctgATATGGCCCTTTAAGGACTTCCAAATAAATGGAAGAACTTGTAAAAATTGTTTATACAGATGTcaagtttatttttattctaaGATATACGCAACAAGAATATGGCCTTAAAATATCCTTGAGGTTCATATAGGACGTAAGAATCTGATCTTCAAAAATTCTtcaagtatatatataaatatttggaAAAGAAAAACTCAGAACATATCCATGTGAGACACATATTGAAACTTAAGCCAATGCGACTTAGTTTCAATCTATTGCTAAAAATATTTGGAAGTCTTAGATAAGTTTAAGTTGATGTTAATACAGATCAGAAGAATCTTACAAGCCCTCTTTGTACTCCATCAGGCTTGATAGCAATGAAAGTGCGCTCCATCTGAATGACGAAAAATGGAATGAAAAATATTGAAGAAATGAGTAGCATTATCACATAGAGTAGTAGCTATAAAATCGAATGTGTAATGGTACCTGTGCAGCGTGAGCTTCTTGGTCCTGAACCATGTAAGCTACAAAGAGATAATCAAAACATTCAGTTCAGAGTTTttgccctttttttttctttttgttggggGGGGGGGAATGGAGGGATGATTCATCTACAGAGATTTAAGTATCTAAACCTGCCATTGGAAGAGCAAACATTCCTGAAAGCCATCCTCTTGATGCATTGGCTGAACCACCATTTCCATAAGCTGATGAAGCTAAAAGAGGCACCTTACTGTTAAGCGAAACTGCTGTTGCTGCAGCTACTGCCCGCCCTTCTGCTGACGATAACATAAAAGATAGATaccttaaaacaaaatgttttcatCTTTCATGTAATAGAAATTACAAGCATATACATGTACGGATGAATGTTTAGTAGACAAACACAGgtagtttttttcttttaaaaaaatccaaTAGTGCAATCTATCTTAGAGTCGAATTGGTCAGACCCCAAATGGAGAAAACACTCTCAGAGCATTTATTTTTTCATTCCCAATACTTAAAAACTGATATCTTGCCTAAAAGACACATAGCTCGTTACTGCTCGACCCGACAAAAGTTGGTAGCTATATATAGGTTTTTAACACATGAAACTTGTACATTCTTAACTTTCTTTCTCACTAGATCAAACAATGTAGCAGCTTAGGTCAATTCTGAGAGGAAAAACATGTTTCCTCAAGATCGGCATATGGTTTAAGTGTTTGATTAGACACTCCACTTGAATATAACATTACAAGCAACCCGAAATTTAACAAATGTTCAAAACCTATGAGAGAACATCATTTTAACTGTATGAATCATGAAATGCAAGGaagaataaataatgaataatattGAAACCAATACAATAGATATAGGTTTGGGAAGGGGGTCATTTGATAGAGCAAACTTTTCAAATCAGTAAAACTTACATCTAATACTAAGATGAAGGAGGCATTAAAAACATGAAAAGTGGaacagaattttttttttcttcctttctctCAGGAAATGGGTGGAAAGCAAATCTGTTAGGGGGACACAAAAAGTGACATTCCTCTTTTTGAAGGTCTACATCAAGTACCGAACTACTCATTGGGGTGAGTGTAGATGTCAATTACAATATACACTCCacaagaatatatatattttttaacttttcacaGATTTAGTTATTGAAAGGTCACATTCCTATTAGTAAAAATATCCTAATGTGTTtgtatttactttatttattaaaaaataagtaaattagtctcatattttactttcttttactcaaaaatagataaattaatctttatatattagattaaaaatACTCTAgtcattcttttaaaattatatccATGTCCACTATTGAAAATTGGTCATTTTACATTATGATAAGGTATCGTGGCACAGATCGtgtaattatttgattattccGTCAAATATGTCGATTTTTAACAATAAAGATagataattttttaacaaaaggACCAATTTGAACTTTGATGCAATGACtaatttaatgattttttgaGTAAAATGACAAAATGTAATCTATATCCTAATACTTTTACCTACTACATAATTTTTTTAAGCATATAAAAAGTTTTCATCCATTTTACGATTTGAGTCTACTTTTGTAAAgatttatatgaatatgattttgaaGATCAAATAGACAAAAATGAATAATCCTAAAACTAAAAACTTgatcataatttttttaaattttcattttaattatccctaaatcttttataaatttggttaacctttaaaaatttttaaaagtaattaaatctatcaaaatttttaaaattttaattaattcatcAAAGCTTAAATCCTAATATTAACCACTGTGCACAGAGATgaaataacatcttccacttccGTCCAAACAAGATAGAAAGATTAAACAATCATCTTATTTCGACACTTGATAAAGAATCAGAGTTCAAAATGACTCGGACGATTGATCTAAAACTAGTAATAAGAATCAGAGATTAATATaacaaaactgaaaaaaaaaagagtacttTCAACATTTAATCAAACACGAAATATgatcttttaaaataataataatattaaaaaaccaAACATTTTGCTTTATCAGGAAACATATTCATCAAGAGATAAATTCACAGATCAGACATCGCTGATCTCCccaaaaactgaaaaaaaaaatgcAGAAAAAAGGCGTTACTAAAACGATAAGATGAAGAAATCACCAGTGAAAAAGCGAGAGGTCTTCGAAGCTGAAAGGAGTGATCGGACGACTCTAGAAGCAGATTTGCAAATGTGAGAGCtcattttttgttgttgttgttctgTTTTTTGGGAGGATTGATTTGGTATAAACAAGCCGAGAGCTGATGAAGTGTTTGTTTACGGAAGTGATAACTAAATTTAGATATTTTGACTGgcgtatatatttatattataatatctttaattattttctagaataaATTTCGGTTCTGATATCTTACCAAAAACTTGTTGATGCTTAAAATGTAGATTCCAGCATACTTATTTAAACCTTTTTACCCATATAGACTCATTAGACATAGATTGGAGGCAAATCTACAGTAATTGATATCATCATGGAAGTCCTCTGGTTTCAGTTGCTTGTGTAAATGAAAACGACAATAGTCCTTCCATCCTTACTTATTCGACCGTCGCGAGGCAAGGCGTTTGGAGGAGCGGCCAGGAGTTATAGGCACAGAAGGTGATGCTGGTGCCTCCTCGTCGTCCCAATTATCACCCCAGCGGTCATCCCAACCCTCGTTAACGTCCGGTTCTCTTCTTGCCCTACCAGATACAGGCAGCTCCCTGTTTAGCCTTTGGTATTTGGAGCCACTTCTTGGGAGTTGCCTCCATCTCAAGCTCTTACACATCCAACGTGATGCTAATATCAGTATAGCAGCAGCGAATATAAGGGCAGTTGTAGGGGTTTGTGACATGAAGTTCACATAGGACTTGCCCGAACCATGCGCAATGAAATCCTTGAAATCGAGACTGCATTCTCCGGTACCGTCCTTTAAGAAAATCAAGTTTCCGGTTCCTGATTTTTTTATGGTAATCTTTACCTGCGCAAATGCATTTAACGGATACAACATTCTGTGAACATATTATTGGTACCGTAAACCCTAAAACACATGCTATATAACACGAATATCTTAATAACTTGCAATATTATTTACAAATACCTTTGTATCTTGATTCTCTTGGAGTTCAACATCCATTTCATCTAAGTCAACAAAAGCAGGAGCAGATATTTTAAGGGTAAGAGGCCCCTTTCCCTTGTTCTGAATCACAAGTAATAGATTGGGAGAATCTGGAATATTGCAAACCAAAGTTAAAAAGGCCAAATATTGTCTAATGTGATCATCATGACAATTCATACTCTTTTCTATTGTTGGAAACTTGCAACCATTTATAGTTAGAGGATATTTACCATTTCCTGGAACTCGCAAACAGGCAGCAAACCTTTTCTTCGTATCCGTACACATATTAGATGAGTTGCATTCTTCAACTTGAAAGCCATCATTACTTGTTAGTGAAGGCGGTGGCGGTGGTGGTTCGGCTGAGTCCCGTATAATGCCATTCTCTTCATTCACTTTCTTGGGGTCCACGCTATCATCCGGAGTTTCCTTTTGATCACCATCTGTCATCCCCTCGTCTTCAACATCCGATTGTTCCTGGCCGTTGTGCGTATTATCACCTTCTTTCCCACCATCCGTCTTTCCTTTTGCTTCTGCACTCGATGCTTTCCCACCCTTATCTGAATTCTCGCCTTCATTCAAACCCGATTGCTGGTTGAGATCGCTCTTACTTGCACCACCACCATCAACATCCCCTTTTGATCCATCAATTTCATTGCCACCGTCAACTTCCCCACCATCTGTCTTTGCTTTAGCACTCGATGCTTTCCCACCTTGATCCAAATTGTCGCCTTCATTTGTACCTGATTGTTGGTTCAAATCACTCTTACTTGTACCACTGTCAACACTTTCTTCTGATCCATCAACTTTCCCAACATCATTCATCTTTCCTTTTACCTCCTCACTCGATGCTTTCCCACTTTTATCCAAATTCCCACCTTCATTTGAACCTGATTGTTGGTTCCAACCACTCTTACTTGCACCACTATCAACACTTTTTTCTGATCCATCATTTTGATTGCCACCATTATCTATCGCTTCACCAACTCCAATGGAATCCGAAGTAGATTTAGAATGAACTTCTTTTATAACTGGATCTACTTTGCCACCTACATTTTGATCGAAACCACTCTTTCCATTAACGTTTCCCTAAAACCAAACATCAGTGAGAAACCGCCTTAATCCCATCATCAAATTAACCAATTCAATAAACATCTATTAAATTATTTAACAAAGAAAACCTCACCTCTGTATCATTACCAGAGCAACCGACAACAACTAGCAGCAGAAAAATTCCCACCAAAACAACATAATTTGTTTCCATAATTTAAGATACACCCACCTTTTTGTGCTACAAAAAACAACCTATTTAACATAGAATTCATTTAAATACATGCATATAAAATTTCACTTGGAAAGAGTTATATAAAACAAGGAGGAGGTTTCCAACCTTTAAATGAAACCTTGTTGGGATGCCTGTTTTCAACAGCTTTACACTTCATTACTGAGTTTATTTCCTGAGCCAAATTAAAAGGCTTACACATTGATCGAATAGAGAgcttttgaatgagtttaataGTAGAAGAGAAAGAGGGTGAGTTTGACCAGAGAATTAAAAAACGCCATCCTTTTTCGTTCTGAGTTGCAAATCGTTGTCTTTCTGACAACTTGTAATGCAACGTTAATTCCTTGTAAGCATATGTCTTGTTCCGGGAAGTCAGTTTCTGTCGTAAATTtcgataataaaaaaaaaagcttgCTAAATGTTTATCACCAAATACAAAATGTTCGACGAAAACTAAGtaatctaataaatatttaatttagatGACTGTTTCTGCACGGATATGTTGACATCAAACATACTATTATATGTTTCGAGATAGGAAAGTTAATTTATTGTTACAGGCCTGGGTTTTTATGACAATGACCCAAATTTTGTAACCAAGTAAGCTCGTCGGCTAGTCTTATCCGAAACTTTCTAAATACCATTGGTGGTCAATTGAAATCGACATAATACTGGAAGCAAGCCATTACTGTTGACTTCTTCCGCTGAGTGAATGATGCTTCCAAAATACTGATAGAGCTATTCACCAGCCTTGCCTAGCTAATAGGCTTTTGCTATAGTTCAAGTGATACCATATACTTCAAGAGATGACTTATATTTTATGAGTTTAAATGTTACCAAGGACCAGACTCAAATTGCTTCTTGATGAGTGGTCATAAGTTCACTTCAAAATTTTGACTGACTATAGTATCGATTTTTaatcaataattatttttaaattgtattctttataaatttaaattttaatttctatacttttatttctaacAATAATCtctttacttaatcaaaatacaaaatattcCACGAAAACTAGGTAACCTAATAAATATTCTATTTAGACTATATTTGCTCGGAGATGTTGACATCAAACATACAGAGTATATTCCGACGTTGGACTTTGTTGATCTGAAAGTGAAACTCAATCTTTTAAGATGCTCAAAATTCAAGCAGGTTGAGCAGGATCGAAAAGTTTAATTCTTTAATTTATGATTTAAcccttcaaatatatatatttactttagTGCTTCAAGTATGCCTCTGTTATAGCACCACATGACTTTCTattgcaaaatatatatatatatatacatattattttcTGCAAGTAATTTTCTGTCGTTAGATTTGATAAGAAAAAGCTTGAACTGTTGCTAAATGTTTACCACCAAGTTACAAAATGTTGGATGAAAAGAAACATTTAATTTAGATGAGTGTGTGCGTAGGGAGATGTTCAAATCAAACCTACTATATTTTGACGTTGGATTTTGTTCTCTTAAAAGAATCTTAATATTTTAAGAAGCACAACAACAGTGGATTGGACCTGGACCCAAATTTTTTAAGCAGGGAAACTAGTAGGCTATGTTGTAGATGAATGAAACTTCGGAAATGACATGAAGTGGGGCACGAATGGGATGCTCTGAGTGATTTGTGTTTGACCAAGGCAAGTAAATTTTATACGCAACTTTATCCGATCAAAGCTCTGATCAGTTGCTTTCCGCCAACCTGGTCCATGTGCCATGCAACCCCACCCCTAAAGAAAAACCCTATACTAGGACGTAAACGGATATCTTGTAAATTACTCGATGGGTTTCTAACACCATCTATATTggtaaaagaatttttttttaaaaaatttattggaTTATGATTATAAGTGAGATGATAAAGGAATTTGTATTTTAATGTTATAGAATACGTGCTCGATCATTAGATTTATAATTAAGGGGTGAAATTAAAATTCTTTTAGGAGGTcggaactaaattataaaattttaagagattcaaatgtaatttcaccatgtattaatttataatctattttttatgaatcaaataaattttttttatatttaggggtaaaatgcaattttactatatattaatttataattttattatttttaaaaagaatgAACTAAAATTTTAAGGCCCATGCTAGCCCCAATCTTTCACCTCTAATACTAACTCAGTAAAGTGCTTAAATATAGTAAGAATAATTACATACCAATATACAACAAATTATGGCCTCTAGATCTACCCTCAACAAATTATGATATGGAAATCCATATATAACTATTTACAACTCTAATTAATCTTTATCAGCAAAAGTTGGTGGGCTCAGCAAACTGTCCAAGATGCCAGGGAGGGGCAGAGAGCCTGGAGCATGTTTTTAGAGACTGCTATGCTGCATCAGAGATATGGGCAAATCTATAGATTGAATGGCCACAAGAGCAGAGTCATGCACGGTTTAAGGACTGGATGATGTTTCTTTTTAATAGTTTTCTGGAATCGTCGGTCTGCTGCAGAActtggaaaatgaaaaagagTGGAAAATGTGAAAGAAGAGGGAGCGACAGATTTGAGAGGTTGACATGCTGATTTTAGTTTTAGGGGGTTTTTTAGGATAATTATTAGTATTAAGTTAGGACGTGGGCTATAATCTGATTAGGTTTTGTGCTAATATACAATCTTTTCTACGATATTTTCTCATGGGTTATATTAGTATAGCTAAAAAGTTAAATGATTTTTGGGTTCAACTAGAAAGGAAACAATGAAATTGATATTTTTTAGCCCcattaaaaggaaaaataaaaaatcatcatATGCATTTACCTTCCGCTTTCTCTACGGTAAtcataatgaaaaataaattaccTTTATAACTATTTTCTTGAGGGATGTTTTGTGAAGACTATGTTAAGAAAAGTAAAAATAGTAATTGATAACCAGCAATTAAAGTGAAATTatcataaaagaaacaaaatatatAGACACAAACATAAAACAATTGTTTTCTAGTATAATCAAAGTAATTTCATTTCTATTTTActgatttataaaaattaatttttcaaaatttaagatttttctcttaaaaatttcgtctaaaatataattattataataagatttttccttttaaaaaataattttcacaTTCGTTTTACGGTTTATATTCGAGTTCGGGATTATCTCTCTTAATAATATcgtttctaaaataaaaatattatatttaatcacTATAAAATTAATTGCTAAAATATGTATAACTATTAGAACCatgaaaaattaatataaattattaaaatctgtcatattaaatgtaaaaatatacCTAATAAATTCATTAACATGTCATCTTCCAAATTAGAGCTATTATGCATGGCAACGAAACACCTTAGCTTGGCGGTGCACGTGGCCCACAAGTCAAGTTTACTCTAAAATTCAGGGTTATGATCATGCCACATACTCAGTACATAtttcatctttattttttaatttcaaaatcaatCAGTTAAATACCTAAGAAGCTTAATGATGATTTAGCTAGCTTTCTTCAAAACCCTAAAAGAGTTGCTTATTTATATAATTAGTCCTTTTCATAGATGGAGAGACCAAACAGATTTGTCAAACCGTCCTATGTATACAATAAATGAATCTAATATATTTCCTATGacaacaaaattaattaaaaatactaTGATATATTGATGTATTATATCAAAGTTTATATATCGTATATTTAATTAAATGCATGTAAGAAAGAACAGACCGGATCAAGACAGGCCATTGAAGGAGAGAGAACCGACAAAGGTCGCCCCTTTTATCCATTATGTTTGGACCTT from Gossypium arboreum isolate Shixiya-1 chromosome 9, ASM2569848v2, whole genome shotgun sequence includes the following:
- the LOC108456284 gene encoding nucleoside diphosphate kinase 3-like isoform X1 produces the protein MSSHICKSASRVVRSLLSASKTSRFFTAEGRAVAAATAVSLNSKVPLLASSAYGNGGSANASRGWLSGMFALPMAAYMVQDQEAHAAQMERTFIAIKPDGVQRGLIAEIISRFERKGFKLVAIKILVPSKEFAQKHYHDLKDRPFFNGLCAFLSSGPVVAMVWEGEGVIKYGRKLIGATDPQKSEPGTIRGDLAVVVGRNIIHGSDGPETAEDEINLWFKPQELVSYKSNAEKWIYEGNR
- the LOC108456284 gene encoding nucleoside diphosphate kinase 3-like isoform X2 → MSSHICKSASRVVRSLLSASKTSRFFTEGRAVAAATAVSLNSKVPLLASSAYGNGGSANASRGWLSGMFALPMAAYMVQDQEAHAAQMERTFIAIKPDGVQRGLIAEIISRFERKGFKLVAIKILVPSKEFAQKHYHDLKDRPFFNGLCAFLSSGPVVAMVWEGEGVIKYGRKLIGATDPQKSEPGTIRGDLAVVVGRNIIHGSDGPETAEDEINLWFKPQELVSYKSNAEKWIYEGNR